The Malus domestica chromosome 06, GDT2T_hap1 genome has a segment encoding these proteins:
- the LOC103438227 gene encoding LEAF RUST 10 DISEASE-RESISTANCEUS RECEPTOR-LIKE PROTEIN KINASE-like 2.1 → MNILLRMIMPNHLFLTLPIFFFIVNFLIVFPSAIGDDNLRYSECRSYYDCGPLKNISYPFWATGSRPQHCGREDYELTCREDQYPVMKIEDQDFLVLNLSRQFYTMTIARSDLWDTPCTDNIVNTTLDYDRFSYVPAVRNLTLLYGCQPGNISVPNNFTCKVKGTDRDDISYYVDDSLSIRMGNWTSCYLNFRVPIMWEGVDVMPDTPDKLKQVLKQGFQVGYEAEWELCRLCVLSNGTCGSNSNSDSFVCYCGDGPRDRICSRSGDSTSNRKRMVIVAASAAGSVLMICGIVRCIQARKQIFKRSNNQDLEAFIRTNGPLAVKRYKFSEIRKMTKSFEDKLGQGGYGDVYKGNLLDGSPVAVKVLKASKGSGEDFINEVTSISRTSHVNVVTLLGYCFEGQKKALIYEFMPNGSLEKYIYNKNALQTSNPQLEVEQLLDIVTGIARGLEYLHLGCNTRILHFDIKPHNILLDENFCPKISDFGLSKLCLNKESIMSMLDARGTIGYISPEVFCRNFGGVSVKSDVYSYGMMVLEMVGGRKNINARASHTSDVCFPDWVYKQLEMGSSLGLPNGVIEEENELARKMILVGLWCIQMKPSDRPSMSRVIEMLQGSIEALQIPPKPVLTFPPPEFSSLSITCSFLD, encoded by the exons ATGAATATATTATTACGAATGATTATGCCTAATCACCTATTCCTAACACTAcctatcttcttcttcatcgtcAACTTCTTGATTGTCTTCCCCTCTGCTATTGGGGATGACAATCTCCGATATTCAGAGTGCCGCAGCTACTACGACTGTGGCCCCCTTAAAAACATCTCCTACCCCTTCTGGGCCACCGGCAGCCGCCCCCAACACTGCGGCCGCGAAGACTACGAGCTCACCTGCCGAGAAGATCAATACCCTGTCATGAAAATTGAAGACCAGGATTTTCTTGTGTTGAACTTAAGTCGACAGTTTTACACCATGACAATCGCTCGCTCAGATCTCTGGGACACCCCCTGCACTGACAACATCGTCAACACCACTTTGGACTACGACCGGTTTTCGTACGTCCCAGCTGTTCGGAACCTGACGCTGCTCTACGGCTGCCAGCCGGGAAACATATCCGTACCAAATAACTTCACTTGCAAGGTAAAGGGTACGGACCGCGACGATATTTCGTACTATGTCGACGACTCTTTGAGCATTCGTATGGGAAATTGGACCTCGTGTTATTTGAATTTTCGAGTTCCGATTATGTGGGAGGGTGTGGATGTTATGCCTGACACGCCGGATAAGCTCAAACAGGTTTTGAAACAGGGGTTTCAGGTGGGGTACGAGGCGGAGTGGGAGCTCTGTCGGCTATGTGTATTATCCAATGGAACCTGTGGGTCGAACTCGAATTCTGATTCGTTTGTCTGTTATTGCGGTGATGGACCTCGTGATCGAATATGTTCGCGTTCTGGTG ACAGTACATCGAATCGGAAAAGGATGGTTATTGTAG CTGCTTCTGCTGCTGGAAGTGTGCTCATGATCTGTGGTATTGTTCGCTGTATTCAAGCTAGGAAGCAAATTTTCAAGAGAAGCAACAATCAAGATCTCGAGGCTTTCATAAGGACTAATGGACCTCTAGCAGTAAAAAGATACAAGTTTTCAGAAATCCGAAAAATGACCAAGTCATTTGAAGATAAACTAGGTCAAGGAGGTTATGGAGATGTGTACAAAGGCAATCTGCTGGATGGTAGTCCTGTCGCTGTTAAGGTTCTCAAAGCATCCAAAGGGAGTGGAGAGGACTTCATAAACGAGGTTACAAGCATTAGTAGAACTTCCCACGTCAATGTTGTCACTTTGTTAGGGTACTGCTTTGAAGGTCAGAAAAAAGCTCTCATATATGAGTTCATGCCCAATGGATCACTCGAAAAGTACATTTACAACAAAAATGCTTTGCAAACGAGTAATCCACAATTGGAAGTGGAACAACTACTCGATATTGTTACTGGGATAGCTCGAGGACTCGAGTACTTGCACCTAGGATGCAACACGCGAATTTTACATTTTGACATAAAACCGCATAATATTCTTTTGGATGAAAACTTTTGCCCCAAGATTTCTGATTTTGGGCTTTCGAAACTTTGCCTCAACAAGGAGAGTATTATGTCGATGTTGGATGCAAGAGGGACAATTGGGTATATTTCTCCCGAAGTGTTTTGTAGAAACTTTGGAGGAGTTTCAGTTAAGTCTGATGTCTACAGCTATGGAATGATGGTTCTGGAGATGGTTGGAGGAAGAAAGAACATCAATGCTCGAGCTAGCCACACGAGTGATGTTTGTTTTCCGGATTGGGTTTATAAGCAGCTTGAGATGGGCAGCAGTTTAGGGTTGCCCAATGGTGTGATAGAAGAGGAAAACGAACTCGCGAGGAAGATGATTTTGGTAGGGTTGTGGTGCATACAGATGAAGCCATCAGATAGGCCATCTATGAGTAGAGTGATTGAAATGCTGCAAGGAagcattgaagccttgcaaatACCACCAAAGCCTGTCCTAACTTTTCCACCACCAGAATTTTCCTCGTTATCAATTACATGTTCTTTTCTGGATTAA